In a genomic window of Candidatus Babeliales bacterium:
- a CDS encoding ATP-binding cassette domain-containing protein, with protein MITLKNISKKHGTKTVLTNVHATIERGDFIVIVGTNGSGKTTLFDLIAGAQAPTDGTITLDNANITTTDEKTRARWMGRLLQNPEHNTVGTMTVAQNLALALFAKASATLAGALNIVTPEVIDTIHKNYGVDLKPLLQTLMKSLSGGQRQLIAFIMATLTQPRLLLLDEPTAALDPQSATTLLSCAHRFMHQHNMTALLITHDPQIALTLGNKLWLVKNGTVTVFDQETKKNLNPHDLIGSIDYAKIIA; from the coding sequence ATGATCACACTAAAAAATATCAGTAAAAAACACGGCACAAAAACAGTGCTGACAAACGTACATGCAACTATTGAACGCGGTGATTTTATTGTGATTGTGGGCACCAACGGGTCTGGTAAAACAACCTTGTTCGATCTAATCGCCGGCGCACAAGCACCGACTGACGGCACCATCACACTTGATAACGCAAACATTACAACAACCGATGAAAAAACACGAGCACGCTGGATGGGCCGACTTTTGCAAAACCCTGAACATAATACCGTTGGCACCATGACAGTGGCACAAAATCTTGCGCTGGCACTTTTTGCAAAAGCATCAGCAACGTTGGCAGGTGCGCTTAACATAGTAACGCCAGAAGTTATTGATACCATTCACAAAAATTACGGCGTTGATCTGAAACCACTATTGCAAACGCTCATGAAATCACTTTCTGGCGGGCAACGCCAACTGATTGCATTTATCATGGCAACACTCACACAGCCACGCCTGCTGCTTTTGGACGAGCCAACCGCAGCACTGGACCCACAAAGTGCAACCACCTTGTTGTCATGTGCTCATCGTTTTATGCATCAGCACAACATGACCGCGTTGCTCATTACACACGACCCACAGATTGCGTTAACGCTGGGTAATAAGTTGTGGTTGGTTAAAAACGGAACGGTTACCGTATTTGATCAGGAAACAAAAAAGAATCTCAACCCGCACGATTTGATTGGCAGTATTGATTATGCAAAAATAATCGCATAA
- a CDS encoding J domain-containing protein, protein MNVSKRLSLTVVLLSTLVAGTMHAAGRPREKIKPLTSVQQAQVAALLLRFPFAVAALYHVQSDPKLAQKNRAIASALGLVNGAFDLYSNRKNERCLYTYPWAAYDAYTLVDWLYSLIKDNQEKHEEQAEILAHDIGAIIDQEDIKSTSKIAYLTTVVEFICSLTVIGGEHDKAEDRLLREWFRGVSSLSRCGTEFFVADKKSIKPILFALAAVVNFYSVGNDFTKFAVAADQAFKKNSRKRYWDYDDDYNYDYDRGYGRHGGFDFPKPYTQEERLQDLEALGLAAGATEAQIKKAYRVRALKLHPDRNKAPEAAEQFKEMKAAYDRLVPPVKQEQRYE, encoded by the coding sequence TTAACATCTGTTCAACAAGCTCAAGTGGCAGCATTGTTGTTGCGCTTTCCTTTTGCTGTGGCAGCTCTTTATCATGTACAAAGTGATCCAAAGCTAGCGCAAAAAAATAGAGCAATTGCCAGTGCGCTTGGCTTGGTGAATGGCGCTTTTGATTTGTATAGCAACAGAAAGAATGAGCGTTGTCTTTATACCTATCCTTGGGCGGCGTATGATGCTTATACCTTGGTCGATTGGCTGTATTCATTAATAAAAGACAATCAAGAAAAGCACGAAGAACAAGCCGAAATACTTGCCCATGATATTGGAGCTATTATTGACCAAGAAGATATCAAGAGTACTAGTAAAATTGCTTACTTAACTACTGTTGTAGAATTCATATGTAGTTTGACAGTGATTGGTGGTGAGCATGACAAAGCAGAAGATCGATTGTTACGTGAATGGTTTAGAGGGGTTTCTTCTCTTTCTCGTTGTGGTACTGAGTTTTTTGTTGCTGATAAAAAATCGATTAAGCCTATTTTATTTGCTTTGGCTGCTGTAGTAAATTTTTATTCTGTTGGTAATGATTTTACTAAGTTTGCAGTAGCCGCTGATCAAGCTTTTAAAAAAAATTCTCGGAAGAGGTATTGGGATTATGACGATGATTATAACTATGATTATGATCGTGGTTATGGTCGCCATGGTGGTTTTGACTTTCCAAAGCCTTACACCCAAGAAGAGCGTCTTCAAGACCTTGAGGCATTAGGTTTGGCTGCAGGTGCGACTGAGGCACAAATTAAAAAGGCATATCGAGTGCGGGCATTGAAGCTTCATCCCGACAGAAATAAAGCGCCGGAGGCTGCAGAGCAGTTTAAAGAAATGAAAGCTGCGTATGATCGACTTGTACCGCCAGTAAAACAAGAACAAAGATACGAATAA